DNA sequence from the Desulfobacterales bacterium genome:
TATTTGCGGGCCTGATTCAAAATCAATTATTGGTACTAAAAAACAAATGGGAAAAGGAGCTACATCAGAGCAAGCTGAAGCAAGTGCTGTAATGGAATTAGCTGAAAGATATAGTTTTTTTTCTTTTTGTAAAAATAAAAAAAATTTTTTTATTGATACTTACCGAAATTTAAGAGACAAAGCTATTTCCTTTGATTTATTAGCCAAGTCTGTTCATGATGATTCAGACGAAATTAAAGTCATCAAAGAAATATTATATGATATTCCTTTAAAATGGACATCTGCTTATAATTTAACTGAAAATAAGGAATTATTCATACCATTTGACTGGTTCTTTACAATAAACGAATTTAATGGCCCTTCAGCTGGAAATTGTATGGAAGAAGCCGTTTGTCAAGGTATATGCGAAATAGTTGAACGACATGTTTGTGCCCTTATAAGTAACAATAAAATAAGTGTTCCAGCTATATCCATCGAATCTGTAAAGGATTTAATAGCAATTGAGCTTATAAAAAAATATCAAAAAAATAATATTAAGCTTTTTATTTCTGATTTTACATTGGACATGGGTATTCCTACGATTGGAATTGCGGCCTATGACCCATATAATTATCCAGACACAGGAGAAGTGGTTTGGACAGCGGGCACTACTCCTAATCCTAACAAGGCTTTAATCAGAGCCCTTACTGAAACAGCTCAATTAGCTGGGGACTTTAATACGCACTCCAATTATGTCGCGAGTGGTCTTCCTAAAATCAAAACAATAGAAGAAATATCTTACATTACTAATCCAAACGAGACCATAAGTATCTCAAGCCTTACGGATATTGCTAATATAAATATCAAATCCGAAATCCAAAATTGCATATCAGCTCTTAAAAATAAAGGTATGGAAGTTATTATTATTGATACGACTCACCCTACGCTAAAAATACCCGCCTGCTACGTAATAATTCCTGGGGCTCATTTTAGAGAACGTTCATTAAATACAGGCGTAGGAATGTTTACCGCAAAAATTATCGCAGAAAAGCAAAATCCTATAGATGCTATTA
Encoded proteins:
- a CDS encoding YcaO-like family protein, which gives rise to MLLKDAIKGYTLDQDKLISPTDTVIKFKAKIKEIGLNILENTVRIDNGRLNIPVYFSICGPDSKSIIGTKKQMGKGATSEQAEASAVMELAERYSFFSFCKNKKNFFIDTYRNLRDKAISFDLLAKSVHDDSDEIKVIKEILYDIPLKWTSAYNLTENKELFIPFDWFFTINEFNGPSAGNCMEEAVCQGICEIVERHVCALISNNKISVPAISIESVKDLIAIELIKKYQKNNIKLFISDFTLDMGIPTIGIAAYDPYNYPDTGEVVWTAGTTPNPNKALIRALTETAQLAGDFNTHSNYVASGLPKIKTIEEISYITNPNETISISSLTDIANINIKSEIQNCISALKNKGMEVIIIDTTHPTLKIPACYVIIPGAHFRERSLNTGVGMFTAKIIAEKQNPIDAIRYLKKIDQVLNNKYYIKFFLGYCHLNINEFEEAIKYFNQSADLNSNSQDTASIYSYMGLCFKELGLYQEALNILKKGEACDNERTDIFNLMGYCYFKLKEHENSIKCFNKVIELNPSSAIDYANIASNYRDMGKLDKAKFFYETALEIDPTIDFAKDNLEKLKQIVKT